A single Natranaerobius thermophilus JW/NM-WN-LF DNA region contains:
- a CDS encoding Fic family protein, producing MFKELEEKKQKLDEKRPLSKEQVKQLKQYFDVEFTYNSNAIEGNTLSLRETKVILEDGITVGKGKSMREHLEVINHKEAIDYIENLIKEKADISEKIIKEVHYLVLKGIDDDNAGKYRTTNVLISGSDHKPPEHYLVPEKMEKLVSWYKNKQNKLHTIELATYFHHHLTSIHPFVDGNGRLARLLMNFILVQDGYPLTVIKAEDRESYMEALELASTKMDYSKLLEMMEKAVNDSFETYFYIC from the coding sequence ATGTTTAAAGAGCTTGAAGAAAAGAAACAGAAACTGGACGAAAAAAGGCCACTCTCCAAAGAACAAGTAAAGCAGCTTAAACAATACTTCGATGTTGAATTTACCTACAATTCTAATGCAATTGAGGGTAACACTCTATCTTTAAGAGAAACTAAAGTTATTCTTGAAGATGGGATCACTGTAGGTAAAGGAAAGAGTATGAGGGAACATCTTGAAGTGATTAACCATAAGGAAGCAATAGACTATATTGAAAACCTAATTAAAGAAAAAGCCGATATTTCGGAGAAAATTATCAAAGAAGTGCATTACCTGGTACTTAAAGGAATTGATGATGATAATGCCGGTAAATATCGGACCACCAACGTCTTGATTAGTGGAAGTGACCATAAGCCACCAGAGCACTATTTAGTGCCAGAAAAAATGGAAAAGTTGGTGTCCTGGTACAAAAATAAGCAGAACAAACTCCATACTATAGAATTAGCCACATATTTTCATCACCATTTAACCTCTATTCACCCTTTTGTTGACGGTAACGGCAGACTTGCAAGGCTTTTAATGAACTTCATATTAGTGCAAGACGGTTATCCTCTAACAGTGATTAAGGCAGAAGATAGAGAAAGTTACATGGAGGCACTAGAGCTTGCTAGTACAAAAATGGACTACTCTAAACTACTTGAAATGATGGAAAAAGCTGTTAATGACAGTTTTGAGACTTATTTTTATATATGTTAA
- a CDS encoding SEC-C metal-binding domain-containing protein, with translation MNQRIGKPFYIPPRKELLKYKNDTYFEVNKEYKALLNYLKKNIFDGDKAAAEGLCEDIQGICQFGFSLNRVFDQFNNRGVEFDSEEQAQEVMQLVIDLSNNTRLWEHNGHTPSELHQKKDKFQKKHIPNQKNKPRRVGKKIGRNEPCPCGSGKKYKKCCLD, from the coding sequence TTGAATCAACGCATAGGTAAACCGTTCTACATTCCTCCGAGGAAAGAGCTGTTAAAGTATAAAAATGATACCTACTTTGAAGTTAATAAAGAATATAAAGCCCTATTAAACTATTTAAAGAAAAATATTTTTGATGGGGACAAGGCTGCAGCTGAAGGTTTGTGTGAAGATATTCAAGGTATTTGCCAGTTCGGATTTTCATTAAACAGGGTCTTTGATCAATTCAACAATAGAGGGGTGGAATTTGACAGTGAAGAACAAGCGCAAGAAGTCATGCAGCTTGTGATAGATCTCTCTAATAACACTAGGTTGTGGGAACATAACGGACACACCCCAAGTGAGTTGCATCAAAAGAAAGATAAATTCCAGAAAAAGCATATTCCCAACCAAAAAAATAAGCCAAGAAGGGTTGGCAAAAAGATAGGTAGAAATGAACCCTGTCCATGTGGGAGCGGTAAAAAGTACAAAAAATGTTGTTTGGATTAA
- the mntA gene encoding type VII toxin-antitoxin system MntA family adenylyltransferase antitoxin translates to MEVKKICEILSDYFSKEEKVACVYLFGSTVNDDVKKNNDIDVAILFEENCSSFNRFDKRLEYASKLEDIFQKEVDVVNLESCDLYFIRQVMLNNILVLEKNRDRRVSFEVKQRKLFFDMKHLYDRYYDQMLKRLERGEEDG, encoded by the coding sequence ATGGAAGTTAAAAAAATATGTGAAATATTATCAGACTATTTTTCAAAAGAAGAGAAAGTAGCCTGTGTGTACCTTTTTGGCTCTACAGTTAATGATGATGTGAAAAAAAACAATGATATCGATGTTGCTATTTTATTTGAAGAAAATTGTTCTAGTTTTAATCGATTTGATAAGCGACTAGAATATGCCTCTAAGTTAGAAGATATTTTTCAAAAAGAGGTAGATGTGGTTAATTTAGAATCTTGTGACTTATATTTCATACGACAGGTTATGTTAAACAATATTTTAGTTTTAGAAAAAAACAGAGACAGAAGAGTTAGTTTTGAGGTGAAGCAAAGAAAACTATTCTTTGACATGAAGCATTTATATGATAGATATTATGATCAAATGTTAAAACGATTAGAAAGGGGTGAAGAAGATGGTTAA
- the hepT gene encoding type VII toxin-antitoxin system HepT family RNase toxin, translating into MVNKDVITRRLSNLEEYYHDLANIQNDITSDQLFNDKIKRRYIERTLQMAIESCLDIAGHIISYSGFREPISNQDTFQILIEENIVDSHLGERLKKMAKFRNIIVHDYAIIDPEIVHSIVKNNISDLREFSIIIKKTYLD; encoded by the coding sequence ATGGTTAATAAAGACGTGATAACCAGACGACTATCTAATCTTGAAGAATATTATCATGATTTAGCCAATATACAGAATGATATAACATCTGATCAATTATTTAATGATAAAATTAAGAGAAGGTACATAGAAAGAACCTTACAGATGGCGATAGAAAGCTGTCTTGACATTGCCGGACATATTATATCTTACTCAGGATTTCGGGAACCAATCAGTAATCAGGATACCTTTCAGATTTTAATTGAAGAAAATATTGTTGACAGTCACTTAGGAGAGCGCCTTAAAAAAATGGCTAAGTTTAGGAATATTATTGTACATGATTACGCTATTATAGACCCTGAAATCGTTCATTCAATTGTGAAAAATAATATTAGTGATCTAAGAGAGTTTTCTATTATTATAAAGAAGACATATTTGGATTAA
- a CDS encoding creatininase family protein, which produces MLELSRLTWQEIQDKLPDLDVLLLPVGSIEQHGPHLPIDNDIYIARALAKKIAEEAKQSMNISIGIGASMPVGYSQHHMEFPGTVSFRKETYKMVLKDIIHSYYHHGITDILLINGHGGNGEIIKETLTEIKENSNGPNNSPNNVSNKVPNKLPNNVPSNEKTNLLDIFNYWNAIKEQGGHLLETQFFCHACEGETSFAEALDQRVLRDELIDALSQNPELSKYNLFSEPCGNLPSIEQVSASGVIGNNKPASRETGEKLLQIVIAKALKKLEVVQSPKVMENMKN; this is translated from the coding sequence TTGCTTGAGCTAAGCAGACTGACTTGGCAAGAAATTCAAGATAAACTGCCGGACCTGGATGTATTGTTACTTCCTGTAGGATCTATAGAACAACACGGCCCCCATCTTCCCATTGATAATGACATATATATTGCCAGAGCGTTAGCAAAGAAAATTGCCGAGGAAGCAAAGCAATCTATGAATATCTCCATAGGAATTGGAGCATCCATGCCCGTTGGCTATTCACAGCATCACATGGAGTTTCCTGGAACTGTCAGTTTCAGAAAAGAAACCTATAAAATGGTCTTAAAGGATATTATACATTCGTACTATCATCACGGTATTACTGACATTTTATTGATAAACGGACATGGTGGAAATGGTGAAATCATAAAAGAAACCTTAACAGAGATTAAAGAAAACTCCAATGGTCCAAATAATAGTCCAAATAATGTCTCCAATAAAGTTCCAAATAAACTCCCAAATAATGTTCCAAGTAATGAAAAAACTAATTTACTCGATATTTTTAACTACTGGAATGCAATTAAAGAACAAGGAGGGCACTTACTAGAAACTCAGTTCTTCTGCCACGCCTGTGAAGGAGAAACATCATTTGCAGAAGCTCTTGATCAGAGGGTACTGCGGGATGAACTGATTGATGCCCTGTCGCAAAATCCTGAACTTAGTAAATACAATCTATTCTCTGAGCCATGCGGCAATTTACCGAGTATTGAGCAAGTTAGTGCATCGGGTGTAATTGGAAACAACAAACCGGCTTCCAGAGAAACAGGTGAAAAACTTCTACAGATTGTAATAGCAAAAGCTCTTAAAAAATTGGAAGTAGTGCAGTCACCGAAAGTTATGGAAAACATGAAGAACTAA
- a CDS encoding sodium:solute symporter family protein, which yields MYGAILAVYVLIILGIGFYTSRYIKNMDDFALAGRNLGLPMLVGTLFASFVGGATVTGWTGSFYQLGFDWWFAGIGSLLGVAVAATVMAEKSRKLEQYTVPDLLELRYDNKTKVVGSIMIILGDIGLVAVQIIALSGILTAFVGLETMPAMILSIIVFTLIALFGGMVGVALTDSIQAIIIALGLIVGVISAFSYGGGIGAVFSDLPDNFLTPLGTTSPGEAFNNAIAVFGTTAVWQAIIFSRAFAAKDSRTAKMGILWLIPTSLIGYFLVAMLGYSARSILGPDVVPDEVFATLLSEVMNPAVAAILLAVIVGAIITSTNSFLLSISINITRDLYQNFIGKDSSDKSLLKVGRVSLVIVAALAFSLAVAMPDIVTAIVFAYTMYSAALLIPLYGGYLWKKANSTAGFLGIIFGGGTAVIWHLLNEPMGLPPMVPAVILSLIVFVASSYMTEGPSKEQLKVFDV from the coding sequence ATGTATGGTGCAATACTGGCCGTTTATGTTTTGATAATCTTGGGAATTGGGTTTTACACATCGCGCTACATCAAAAACATGGATGACTTCGCCTTGGCCGGAAGAAATTTAGGACTTCCCATGTTGGTTGGAACCCTTTTCGCTTCATTTGTGGGTGGTGCAACCGTTACAGGTTGGACAGGCAGTTTCTATCAATTGGGCTTTGACTGGTGGTTTGCCGGTATCGGTTCACTATTAGGTGTAGCAGTGGCTGCTACTGTAATGGCCGAAAAAAGTAGGAAACTAGAACAGTACACAGTCCCTGACCTTCTTGAGTTAAGATACGATAACAAAACTAAAGTTGTAGGCTCCATCATGATCATTTTAGGCGATATAGGTTTGGTAGCCGTCCAAATTATCGCCTTAAGCGGAATATTAACAGCTTTTGTTGGACTTGAAACTATGCCAGCTATGATACTTAGTATAATAGTCTTTACTTTAATTGCACTATTTGGCGGTATGGTCGGTGTAGCTTTGACCGACAGTATACAGGCCATAATTATCGCTTTAGGTCTAATCGTAGGAGTGATATCTGCATTTAGTTATGGTGGAGGTATAGGTGCTGTTTTCTCGGACTTACCTGATAATTTCCTAACTCCACTAGGGACTACTTCTCCCGGTGAGGCCTTTAACAATGCCATCGCCGTATTCGGAACTACTGCCGTGTGGCAGGCCATAATTTTCTCCAGGGCTTTTGCCGCCAAAGACAGCAGAACAGCTAAAATGGGGATACTATGGTTGATTCCTACATCATTAATAGGTTACTTTTTAGTAGCTATGTTAGGTTATAGTGCTAGAAGTATTTTGGGTCCGGATGTAGTGCCTGACGAAGTTTTTGCGACTTTACTTTCTGAGGTTATGAATCCTGCCGTAGCTGCTATATTACTGGCAGTGATTGTAGGTGCCATCATTACTTCCACTAATTCATTCCTTCTAAGTATCAGCATCAATATCACAAGGGATCTTTATCAAAATTTCATTGGAAAAGACAGCAGTGACAAGAGTTTACTCAAGGTGGGCAGAGTATCTCTTGTGATTGTGGCAGCACTGGCATTTTCATTAGCTGTAGCCATGCCCGATATCGTAACAGCCATAGTGTTTGCATATACAATGTACAGCGCAGCTCTGTTAATACCACTTTATGGTGGCTATCTATGGAAAAAGGCCAACTCTACTGCCGGATTTTTAGGGATAATATTTGGCGGTGGAACAGCTGTTATTTGGCATTTACTTAATGAACCTATGGGACTTCCCCCTATGGTGCCGGCAGTAATATTATCTTTAATAGTTTTTGTAGCTTCTAGTTACATGACAGAGGGGCCGTCTAAAGAACAGTTAAAGGTGTTTGATGTATAA
- a CDS encoding helix-turn-helix domain-containing protein, translating into MSKNYSDTEINLSEIGETIKKLRQTKDLKLKDVSEETGISTGLLSQIERGQVQASLGSLWKISKALEVPLGSFFEELNREKVSVVRKEDRKQLDIPRSNVIYQLLSPDMNRKIEMLLVTLKSGEVEEHEKVTHEGEECGLVIKGKLGITVGDETITLEEGDSAYFDSTIPHRFFNPGDEESISVWAMTPPSF; encoded by the coding sequence ATGTCAAAAAATTATAGTGACACTGAAATTAATTTAAGTGAAATTGGTGAGACAATAAAAAAATTAAGACAAACTAAAGACCTAAAACTAAAAGATGTATCGGAAGAGACAGGGATTAGTACAGGTCTATTAAGCCAGATTGAAAGAGGGCAGGTTCAGGCATCTCTGGGTAGTCTGTGGAAAATCTCCAAAGCTTTGGAAGTGCCCTTGGGCAGTTTTTTTGAAGAGTTGAACCGCGAGAAAGTTAGTGTGGTTAGAAAAGAAGACAGAAAACAGCTAGACATTCCCAGATCAAATGTAATTTATCAGTTATTATCACCGGATATGAATCGCAAAATTGAGATGTTGCTAGTCACTTTAAAAAGTGGAGAAGTGGAAGAACACGAAAAAGTTACCCATGAAGGTGAAGAATGTGGCTTAGTGATTAAAGGAAAGCTTGGTATCACCGTCGGTGATGAAACTATTACCCTGGAAGAGGGAGATAGTGCTTATTTTGATTCCACTATTCCCCACAGGTTTTTTAACCCTGGAGATGAAGAGTCCATCAGCGTATGGGCCATGACCCCGCCTTCTTTCTGA